One window of Rhizobium leguminosarum genomic DNA carries:
- a CDS encoding ABC transporter permease, producing MTALTLSGGKTSIRPGRGGLFGRLSDAFWRHPKLLLFLMLTPPLLWLGIIYIGSLIALLLQSFFSIDDFSGLVNYEFTLSTYAQLLSPTNFDIIIRTVVMAALVTVAAAMIAFPIAYYAARYAQGKWKALFYLGVMLPLWSSYLVKVYAWKLILAKEGILTWIFEKLHLSWVLDGILNLPVVGGNSLSVSYLGTFIVFVYIWLPYMILPTQAALERVPGNLIEASADLGATPRQTFRTVLLPLALPGIVAGSIFTFSLTLGDYIIPQIIGSSRLFIGQAVYAQQGTAGNVPLAAAFSVVPIVIMALYLSLARKMGAFDAL from the coding sequence ATGACGGCGCTCACCCTGTCAGGCGGCAAGACATCGATCCGTCCGGGACGCGGCGGCCTTTTCGGCCGGCTGTCGGATGCCTTCTGGCGGCACCCGAAGCTCTTGCTCTTCCTGATGCTGACGCCGCCGCTGCTCTGGCTCGGCATCATCTATATCGGCTCGCTGATCGCCCTGCTGCTGCAGAGCTTCTTCTCGATCGATGATTTTTCCGGGCTGGTGAATTACGAATTCACCCTCTCGACCTATGCCCAACTGCTGAGCCCGACGAATTTCGACATCATCATCCGCACTGTCGTCATGGCGGCGCTGGTCACCGTCGCTGCCGCCATGATCGCTTTCCCGATCGCCTATTACGCGGCACGTTATGCCCAGGGCAAATGGAAGGCGCTCTTCTATCTCGGCGTCATGCTGCCGCTCTGGTCGAGCTATCTCGTCAAGGTCTACGCCTGGAAGCTGATCCTCGCCAAGGAAGGCATCCTCACCTGGATCTTCGAAAAGCTCCATCTCTCCTGGGTGCTCGACGGCATCCTCAATCTGCCCGTCGTCGGCGGCAATTCGCTATCGGTAAGCTATCTCGGCACCTTCATCGTCTTCGTCTATATCTGGCTGCCCTATATGATCCTGCCGACCCAGGCGGCCCTTGAGCGTGTGCCCGGCAACCTGATCGAGGCCTCGGCCGATCTCGGCGCCACACCCCGCCAGACCTTCCGCACCGTGCTGCTGCCCTTGGCGCTCCCCGGCATCGTCGCCGGTTCGATCTTCACCTTCTCGCTGACATTGGGCGATTACATCATCCCGCAGATCATCGGCTCGTCCAGGCTCTTCATCGGCCAGGCCGTCTACGCCCAGCAGGGAACGGCCGGCAACGTGCCGCTCGCCGCCGCCTTCTCCGTGGTGCCGATCGTCATCATGGCGCTCTATCTGTCGCTCGCCAGGAAAATGGGGGCCTTCGATGCGCTCTGA
- a CDS encoding TerC family protein has translation MQEIMTLIQDPAAWVALITLVVMEVVLGIDNLIFISILTNKLPPEHREKARKIGIGLALVMRLALLGTVAWIVQLTEPLFEAFGHGFSWKDLILIGGGLFLVWKATKEIHHSVDPVDQHEDFIAKSTTTGFASAIGQILLLDLVFSVDSIITAVGMTPHLPIMVVAVVAAVTVMLVAATPLANFIERNPTIVMLALAFLLMIGTTLIAEGMGFHVPKGYVYAAMAFSALVEALNMFARNARKRKREGAH, from the coding sequence ATGCAGGAAATCATGACGCTCATTCAGGATCCGGCCGCCTGGGTGGCGCTCATCACGCTGGTGGTGATGGAAGTCGTTCTCGGGATCGACAACCTGATCTTCATTTCCATTCTCACCAACAAACTGCCGCCCGAGCACCGGGAGAAGGCTCGCAAGATCGGCATCGGTCTTGCGCTCGTCATGCGCCTGGCACTCCTCGGCACCGTCGCCTGGATCGTGCAACTGACCGAACCGCTGTTTGAAGCTTTCGGACACGGCTTCTCTTGGAAGGATCTGATCCTGATCGGCGGCGGCTTGTTCCTCGTCTGGAAAGCCACCAAGGAAATTCACCACAGTGTCGACCCCGTGGACCAGCATGAGGATTTCATCGCGAAATCCACCACGACAGGCTTTGCATCGGCGATCGGCCAGATCCTGCTGCTCGACCTCGTCTTCTCGGTCGACAGCATCATCACCGCCGTCGGCATGACGCCGCATCTGCCGATCATGGTGGTTGCTGTCGTCGCCGCCGTCACCGTTATGCTTGTTGCCGCGACCCCGCTTGCTAACTTCATCGAGAGGAATCCGACGATCGTCATGCTGGCGCTCGCCTTCCTGCTGATGATCGGCACGACGCTGATCGCCGAAGGCATGGGCTTCCATGTGCCGAAGGGCTACGTCTACGCCGCCATGGCCTTCTCGGCGTTGGTCGAGGCGCTGAACATGTTCGCGCGCAACGCCCGCAAGCGCAAGCGCGAAGGCGCGCATTGA
- the gltX gene encoding glutamate--tRNA ligase — translation MTTSGVRVRIAPSPTGEPHVGTAYIALFNYLFAKKNGGEFILRIEDTDATRSTPEFETKVLDALKWCGLEWKEGPDIGGPYGPYRQSDRKPMYQPYAEELLEKGHAFRCFCTPARLEQMRETQRAAGKPPKYDGLCLNLTAEEVTSRMAAGETTVIRMKIPAEGSCDFNDGVYGDVSIPWDSVDMQVLVKADGMPTYHMANVIDDHLMKITHVARGEEWLASVPKHILLYRYFGWDQPVFMHLSLMRNADKSKLSKRKNPTSISYYSALGYIPEALMNFLGLFFIQIAEGEELLTMDELSEKFDPEILSKAGAIFDIQKLDWLNGRWIREKLSEEEFRGRVLSWAMENDRLMAGLRLSQTRISKLGELPDLAGFLLKSDLGLQPSDFAKIKSPPEEILEILNTVQPDLEKILEWNVETIEAELRAIADRMGKKLKVVVAPLFVAVSGSSRSLPLFDSMAILGRSVVRQRLKLASQAVAALVGSK, via the coding sequence ATGACAACTTCCGGCGTCCGCGTCCGCATCGCTCCCTCGCCGACTGGCGAGCCGCATGTCGGCACCGCTTACATCGCTCTCTTCAACTACCTTTTCGCCAAGAAGAACGGCGGCGAGTTCATCCTGCGCATCGAGGATACCGACGCGACGCGCTCGACCCCGGAATTCGAGACGAAGGTGTTGGACGCCCTGAAATGGTGCGGCTTGGAATGGAAGGAAGGCCCGGATATCGGCGGTCCCTACGGCCCTTATCGCCAGTCCGACCGCAAGCCGATGTACCAGCCATACGCCGAGGAGTTGCTGGAAAAGGGCCATGCTTTCCGCTGCTTCTGCACGCCGGCGCGCCTCGAGCAGATGCGCGAAACCCAGCGCGCCGCCGGCAAGCCGCCAAAGTATGACGGCCTCTGCCTCAATCTGACGGCCGAGGAAGTGACCTCGCGCATGGCAGCCGGCGAGACGACCGTCATCCGGATGAAGATCCCGGCCGAAGGCTCGTGCGACTTCAACGACGGCGTCTACGGCGATGTCTCCATCCCCTGGGATTCCGTCGACATGCAGGTGCTGGTCAAGGCCGACGGCATGCCGACCTATCACATGGCCAACGTCATCGACGACCATCTGATGAAGATCACCCATGTGGCACGCGGCGAAGAATGGCTGGCTTCAGTGCCGAAGCACATCCTGCTCTATCGCTATTTCGGTTGGGACCAGCCGGTCTTCATGCATCTGTCGCTGATGCGCAATGCCGACAAATCGAAACTGTCGAAGCGTAAGAACCCGACCTCGATCTCCTATTATTCCGCGCTCGGCTATATTCCCGAAGCGTTGATGAACTTCCTCGGCCTGTTCTTCATCCAGATCGCCGAAGGCGAGGAGCTGTTGACGATGGATGAGCTATCCGAGAAGTTCGACCCGGAAATCCTCTCCAAGGCCGGCGCGATCTTCGACATCCAGAAGCTCGACTGGCTGAACGGCCGCTGGATTCGCGAGAAGCTGTCGGAAGAAGAGTTCCGCGGCCGCGTGCTCAGCTGGGCGATGGAAAACGACCGCTTGATGGCCGGTCTGCGCCTGTCGCAGACGCGTATCTCAAAGCTCGGCGAACTGCCCGATCTTGCCGGCTTCCTGCTGAAGTCCGATCTTGGCCTGCAGCCTTCCGACTTCGCCAAGATCAAGTCGCCGCCGGAAGAGATCCTCGAGATCCTCAACACCGTTCAGCCGGATCTCGAAAAGATCCTGGAATGGAATGTCGAGACGATCGAAGCCGAACTGCGTGCCATCGCCGACCGTATGGGCAAGAAGCTGAAAGTCGTGGTCGCGCCGCTTTTCGTCGCCGTTTCCGGCTCGTCGCGCTCGCTGCCGCTTTTCGATTCCATGGCGATCCTCGGCCGCTCGGTCGTGCGCCAGCGCCTGAAGCTCGCCTCGCAGGCGGTCGCCGCCCTCGTCGGCTCGAAGTAA
- a CDS encoding ABC transporter substrate-binding protein has protein sequence MTHLLKSCTAALACLSFATQGIAVEPLKALGKGEGAVSIVAWAGYIERGETDKNYNWVTDFEKETGCKVSVKTAATSDEMVSLMNEGGFDLVTASGDASLRLIAGKRVQPINTDLIPSFKTVDERLQKGPWYTVGDVHYGVPYLWGPNVLMYNTDAFKDKAPTSWNVVFEEQTLPDGKSNKGRVQAYDGAIYIADAAMYLMAHKPDLGIKDPYELTEDQYKAALDLLRGQRKLVSRYWHDAMIQIDDFKNEGVVASGSWPFQVNLLQADKQKIASTFPDEGVTGWADTTMLHADSDHPNCAYMWMEHSLQAKVQGDAAAWFGAVPSVPAACKGNELMGDAGCATNGFDHFDKIKFWKTPVAKCTTQSECVPYHRWVSDYIGVIGGR, from the coding sequence ATGACGCATCTCTTGAAATCCTGCACGGCAGCGCTCGCCTGCCTGAGCTTCGCGACGCAGGGGATCGCCGTTGAACCGCTGAAGGCGCTCGGCAAAGGCGAAGGTGCCGTCAGCATCGTCGCCTGGGCCGGCTATATCGAGCGCGGCGAAACCGACAAGAACTACAATTGGGTCACCGATTTCGAAAAGGAGACCGGTTGCAAGGTTTCCGTCAAGACCGCCGCTACCTCGGATGAAATGGTATCGCTGATGAACGAGGGCGGCTTCGATCTCGTCACGGCATCGGGCGACGCCTCGCTCCGCCTCATCGCCGGCAAGCGGGTCCAGCCGATCAACACCGACCTGATCCCGAGCTTCAAGACCGTCGACGAGCGTCTGCAGAAAGGCCCGTGGTATACGGTCGGCGATGTCCATTACGGCGTGCCCTACCTCTGGGGGCCGAATGTGCTGATGTACAATACCGATGCCTTCAAGGACAAGGCGCCGACCAGCTGGAATGTCGTCTTCGAGGAGCAGACGCTGCCGGACGGCAAATCGAACAAGGGTCGCGTTCAGGCCTATGACGGCGCGATCTATATCGCCGACGCGGCGATGTATCTGATGGCGCACAAGCCGGATCTCGGCATCAAGGATCCCTACGAACTGACCGAGGACCAGTACAAGGCTGCCCTCGATCTGCTGCGCGGCCAGCGCAAGCTCGTCTCCCGCTACTGGCACGACGCGATGATCCAGATCGACGACTTCAAGAACGAAGGCGTCGTCGCCTCCGGCTCCTGGCCCTTCCAGGTGAACCTGTTGCAGGCCGACAAACAGAAGATCGCCTCGACTTTCCCCGATGAAGGCGTCACCGGCTGGGCTGACACCACCATGCTGCACGCCGACAGCGATCATCCGAACTGCGCCTATATGTGGATGGAACATTCGCTGCAGGCCAAAGTCCAGGGCGATGCCGCGGCTTGGTTCGGCGCCGTGCCTTCGGTTCCCGCCGCCTGCAAGGGCAACGAACTGATGGGAGACGCCGGCTGCGCCACCAACGGCTTCGATCACTTCGACAAGATCAAGTTCTGGAAAACCCCGGTCGCCAAATGCACCACGCAGAGCGAATGCGTGCCCTATCATCGCTGGGTGTCGGATTATATCGGCGTGATCGGCGGGCGGTGA
- the lysS gene encoding lysine--tRNA ligase, whose translation MADNKTETTLSSDATEVRAQKLKLLREQIGEVYPAHFHRTMTNAELGAKYESLEPDVETQDVVTVAGRVYSSRNSGMFMDIHDAGGKIQIFSHKDTTPEEARALLPMIDIGDIIGVTGIVRRTKRGELTINAQKIEMLTKSLLPMPEKWHGLSDIELRYRKRHLDIMTNEDSKLRFQQRSRIVSGIRRFMENDGFMEVETPMLQSIYGGATAEPFKTHHNTLKLDMYLRIAPELFLKRTLVSGLTDKVFEINRNFRNEGVSTRHNPEFTMMECYWAYADYEDMMDLVERLFETLALSIHGTTEFDFGDKRLSFKGPFKRVPMPDAVKEATGIDFLAIKTDEEARAATKAAGFEVEKDWTWGECLAFIFEEKVESTLIQPSHVTHFPKDISPFAKEVPGEPRLVERFETYCNAWELGNAFSELNDPEEQRRRMVEQLEQAHARGEKEKQLDEEFLDAIDQGMPPAGGLGIGVDRLIMLLTNAPSIRDVILFPARRNKAD comes from the coding sequence ATGGCTGACAACAAGACCGAAACGACCCTTTCCTCCGATGCGACGGAAGTGCGCGCCCAGAAGCTGAAGCTGCTGCGCGAGCAGATCGGCGAGGTCTATCCGGCGCATTTCCACCGGACGATGACCAATGCCGAACTCGGTGCCAAATACGAATCTCTGGAACCCGACGTCGAGACGCAGGACGTCGTCACCGTTGCCGGCCGCGTTTATTCCTCGCGCAACTCCGGCATGTTCATGGACATCCACGACGCCGGCGGCAAGATCCAGATTTTCAGCCATAAGGATACGACGCCGGAAGAGGCCCGGGCGCTGCTGCCGATGATCGACATCGGCGACATCATCGGCGTTACCGGCATCGTGCGCCGCACCAAGCGCGGCGAACTGACGATCAACGCCCAGAAGATCGAAATGCTGACCAAGTCGCTGTTGCCGATGCCCGAGAAGTGGCACGGCCTCTCCGACATCGAGCTGCGTTATCGCAAGCGCCATCTCGACATCATGACCAACGAGGATTCGAAGCTTCGCTTCCAGCAGCGCTCGAGGATCGTCTCCGGCATCCGCCGCTTCATGGAGAATGACGGCTTCATGGAAGTCGAGACGCCGATGCTGCAATCGATCTATGGCGGTGCCACCGCCGAGCCGTTCAAGACCCATCACAACACGCTGAAGCTCGACATGTATCTGCGCATCGCGCCGGAACTGTTCTTGAAGCGCACGCTGGTCTCGGGCCTCACCGACAAGGTTTTCGAGATCAACCGGAACTTCCGCAACGAAGGCGTCTCTACCCGGCACAATCCTGAATTCACGATGATGGAATGTTACTGGGCCTATGCCGATTACGAGGACATGATGGACCTCGTCGAGCGGCTGTTCGAGACCCTGGCTCTCTCCATCCATGGCACCACCGAATTCGACTTCGGCGACAAGCGCTTGTCCTTCAAGGGGCCGTTCAAGCGTGTACCGATGCCCGATGCCGTCAAGGAAGCCACCGGCATCGATTTCCTGGCGATCAAGACCGACGAGGAAGCACGCGCCGCCACCAAGGCTGCCGGCTTTGAAGTCGAAAAGGATTGGACCTGGGGCGAATGCCTCGCCTTCATCTTCGAGGAAAAGGTTGAATCGACGCTGATCCAGCCGTCTCACGTCACGCATTTCCCGAAGGACATCTCGCCCTTCGCCAAGGAAGTGCCGGGCGAACCGCGCCTCGTCGAGCGCTTCGAGACCTATTGCAATGCCTGGGAACTCGGCAACGCTTTCTCGGAGCTGAACGATCCCGAAGAGCAGCGCCGCCGCATGGTCGAGCAACTCGAACAGGCGCATGCCCGCGGCGAAAAGGAAAAGCAGCTGGACGAGGAATTCCTCGATGCGATCGACCAGGGCATGCCGCCGGCAGGCGGCCTCGGCATCGGCGTCGACCGCCTCATCATGCTGCTGACCAACGCGCCGTCGATCCGCGACGTCATCCTCTTCCCGGCCCGCCGCAACAAGGCCGACTGA
- a CDS encoding HlyD family secretion protein, whose translation MSSNQKSSVARIVSENVGAEEATAEVAAVAEAPTAEAREKPSAPAQSAPASAPVAAPAIAKKRRSPVLPIVVLALLAGGGWYGYEWWTNGRFMVSTDDAYIEGDIATISPKVTGYVAKVNVVANQEVKAGDVLATLDNGDYQNALDQADAQIATEQLSLQRIDAQIEGANASLVQARAQKVALEAAVRGAEITQKRQSELQAKSVGTAADLDNANIALDQAKANLAGGDANITAAQANITILQAQRKEAEGSVRSLEISRDKAARDLSFTVLKAPYDGIVGNRSVQEGDLVSPGQRLMALVPVRQLYIDANFKETQIQHLVPGSKVDVHVDAYSDHPVVGTVESISPASGSVFSMLPPENATGNFTKVIQRVPVRIALPQDALDSGRLRAGLSVVVDVDTRTAPNK comes from the coding sequence ATGTCGAGCAACCAGAAAAGCAGCGTCGCGCGGATCGTCAGCGAAAACGTCGGAGCCGAAGAGGCCACGGCCGAAGTCGCGGCGGTTGCAGAAGCTCCGACGGCGGAAGCCCGGGAGAAGCCATCTGCGCCTGCGCAGTCGGCGCCGGCTTCGGCTCCGGTCGCTGCACCTGCGATTGCGAAGAAGCGCCGCAGCCCGGTGCTGCCGATCGTCGTGCTCGCTCTTCTCGCGGGCGGCGGCTGGTATGGTTACGAATGGTGGACGAACGGCCGCTTCATGGTGTCGACTGACGACGCCTATATCGAGGGCGATATTGCAACGATTTCGCCGAAGGTCACGGGCTACGTCGCGAAGGTGAATGTAGTCGCCAACCAGGAAGTCAAAGCGGGCGACGTGCTTGCCACGCTTGATAACGGCGACTATCAGAACGCCCTCGATCAGGCGGATGCCCAGATCGCCACCGAACAGCTTTCGCTGCAGCGCATCGACGCGCAGATCGAAGGAGCCAATGCCAGCCTCGTGCAGGCGCGGGCGCAAAAGGTGGCACTCGAAGCGGCCGTTCGCGGTGCCGAGATCACCCAGAAGCGCCAGAGCGAGTTGCAGGCGAAGTCGGTCGGCACCGCCGCCGATCTCGACAACGCCAATATCGCTCTCGACCAGGCCAAGGCCAATCTTGCCGGCGGCGATGCCAACATCACTGCTGCGCAGGCTAACATCACCATTCTCCAGGCGCAGCGCAAGGAGGCCGAAGGCTCGGTCCGCTCGCTGGAAATCTCGCGCGACAAGGCCGCCCGCGACCTCTCGTTCACCGTGCTCAAGGCACCTTATGACGGCATCGTCGGCAACCGCTCGGTTCAGGAAGGCGATCTCGTTTCTCCCGGTCAGCGTCTGATGGCGCTCGTTCCGGTGCGCCAGCTCTATATCGACGCCAATTTCAAGGAAACGCAGATCCAGCATCTGGTGCCGGGCTCGAAGGTCGACGTCCATGTCGATGCCTATAGCGATCATCCTGTTGTCGGCACCGTCGAATCGATCTCGCCGGCTTCCGGCTCGGTCTTTTCGATGCTGCCGCCGGAAAATGCCACGGGCAATTTCACCAAGGTGATCCAGCGCGTGCCGGTGCGCATCGCGCTGCCGCAGGATGCGCTCGACAGCGGGCGTCTGCGCGCCGGCCTCAGCGTCGTCGTCGACGTCGACACCCGCACGGCGCCGAACAAGTAA
- a CDS encoding TetR/AcrR family transcriptional regulator has protein sequence MTLKPDHAAVFSPPVGGGRFAAGEDPAKRQQILAGAKRVFMKMGFDAASMNDVTREAGVSKGTLYVYFTNKEELFSAMIEAERAAFVAAVRTALAEHDDPEAGLYEFGVSFVTHMTDEKVISAMRTVLGVRDRMPVLCQRFFKGPENLRTIMRDFLERHIAEGRLEIDDIDLAAGQFIDLSSGSFFKLRLFGSMEEPPHRDEIERVIRGAIRVFMAAYGARRHETV, from the coding sequence ATGACGCTGAAACCCGACCACGCCGCCGTCTTCAGCCCTCCCGTTGGAGGAGGCCGATTTGCCGCGGGCGAAGATCCGGCCAAGCGTCAGCAGATTCTCGCCGGCGCCAAGCGCGTCTTCATGAAGATGGGCTTCGACGCCGCCAGTATGAACGACGTGACGCGCGAGGCCGGCGTCTCCAAGGGGACGCTCTACGTCTATTTCACCAACAAGGAAGAATTGTTTTCGGCGATGATCGAGGCCGAGCGCGCCGCCTTCGTGGCGGCCGTGCGCACGGCGCTTGCCGAACATGACGATCCCGAAGCCGGTCTGTATGAATTCGGAGTAAGCTTCGTCACCCATATGACTGATGAAAAGGTCATCAGCGCCATGCGCACCGTTCTTGGCGTACGCGACCGCATGCCGGTGCTCTGTCAACGCTTCTTCAAGGGCCCGGAAAACCTGCGCACCATCATGCGCGACTTCCTGGAACGGCACATCGCCGAAGGCAGGCTCGAAATCGACGATATCGATCTGGCCGCCGGCCAGTTTATCGACCTCTCAAGCGGCAGTTTCTTCAAGCTCCGCCTGTTCGGAAGCATGGAAGAGCCGCCGCATCGCGACGAAATCGAGCGCGTCATCCGCGGCGCCATTCGGGTCTTCATGGCCGCCTACGGCGCGCGCCGGCACGAGACCGTCTGA
- a CDS encoding ABC transporter ATP-binding protein yields MTSAVRFQQVSRHFGQVRAVDGVDLEIAPGEFFAMLGPSGSGKTTCLRLIAGFEQPSAGHIQIFGETADGIPPYRRNVNTVFQDYALFPHLNILDNVAYGLMVKGIGKTERMKAAAEALDLVKLPGYGARRPGQLSGGQRQRVALARALVNKPKVLLLDEPLGALDLKLREQMQEELKSLQRALGITFVFVTHDQGEALSMADRVAVFNDGNIVQQGTPQDIYRCPKTRFVADFVGSSNVIAPDLMALLGGEKRWASLRPEAIRLASDGIEAKVENASFLGAATRLGVDLRGSRLHVMLPAGAPVPEVGADIHLAWQPADIHYMDDAA; encoded by the coding sequence ATGACGTCAGCCGTCCGCTTCCAGCAGGTATCGCGCCATTTCGGCCAGGTTCGCGCCGTCGACGGCGTCGATCTCGAGATCGCGCCCGGCGAATTCTTCGCCATGCTCGGACCGTCCGGATCCGGCAAGACGACCTGCCTGAGATTGATCGCCGGCTTCGAGCAGCCGAGCGCCGGTCATATTCAGATCTTCGGCGAGACGGCAGACGGCATTCCGCCCTATCGCCGCAACGTCAACACTGTGTTCCAGGACTACGCGCTGTTCCCGCATCTCAACATTCTCGACAATGTCGCCTACGGGCTGATGGTCAAGGGCATCGGCAAGACAGAACGGATGAAGGCTGCGGCCGAAGCCCTCGATCTCGTCAAGCTGCCGGGCTATGGCGCCCGCCGCCCCGGCCAGCTGTCCGGCGGCCAGCGCCAGCGCGTGGCGCTCGCCCGCGCGCTCGTCAACAAGCCGAAGGTGCTGCTCCTCGACGAGCCGCTCGGCGCGCTGGATCTGAAGCTGCGCGAGCAGATGCAGGAGGAGTTGAAAAGCCTGCAGCGCGCGCTCGGCATCACCTTCGTCTTCGTGACGCATGATCAGGGCGAAGCGCTGTCCATGGCCGATCGCGTCGCCGTCTTCAACGATGGCAACATCGTTCAACAGGGCACGCCGCAGGATATCTATCGCTGCCCGAAGACCCGCTTCGTCGCCGATTTCGTCGGCTCGTCGAACGTGATTGCGCCTGATCTGATGGCCCTCCTCGGCGGCGAGAAGCGCTGGGCAAGCCTCCGCCCCGAGGCCATCCGCCTGGCAAGCGACGGCATCGAGGCAAAAGTCGAAAATGCAAGCTTCCTCGGCGCCGCCACCCGTCTCGGCGTCGATCTCAGGGGCAGCCGGCTGCATGTCATGCTGCCGGCGGGCGCTCCGGTGCCCGAGGTCGGCGCCGACATCCATCTCGCCTGGCAGCCTGCGGATATTCACTACATGGATGATGCGGCATGA
- a CDS encoding LysR family transcriptional regulator, producing MAFTLRQVQYFVAVAEQGSVTRAAQNLSISQSSVTEALKELETDLGVTLFERHPRGLTITHNGHQFLRHATKILASVSDARTSFSGQQSALSGTLNIGVTSLVAGYVLSDLLARYRRACPGIEVSAIEDNGGYLEHLLVGGELDVAVMVISNLRDRMALQAEILETSPYRLWLPMGHPLVSADIISVADIAREPLIMLTVDEIEENTGKLLSALGARPHVAFRTRSVEAVRSLVATGAGVALLPDLVYRPWSLEGDRIESRDVSGSLPVVQVGMVWRKGSSLPQAARDFVGIAESLRSGRIR from the coding sequence ATGGCCTTCACGCTTCGCCAGGTTCAATATTTCGTCGCCGTCGCCGAACAAGGTTCGGTAACGCGCGCCGCACAGAACTTGTCGATCTCGCAATCCTCGGTGACGGAAGCGCTCAAGGAGCTCGAAACCGACCTCGGCGTTACGCTCTTCGAGCGCCATCCGCGCGGCCTGACGATCACCCATAACGGCCACCAGTTCCTGCGTCACGCGACGAAGATCCTCGCCTCCGTTTCCGATGCGCGCACCAGCTTCTCCGGCCAGCAAAGCGCGCTTTCCGGCACGCTGAACATCGGCGTCACCTCGCTTGTCGCCGGCTACGTGCTCTCCGACCTGTTGGCGCGATACCGGCGTGCCTGCCCTGGCATCGAGGTCAGCGCCATCGAGGACAATGGCGGTTACCTCGAGCATCTCCTGGTCGGCGGCGAACTCGATGTCGCCGTCATGGTGATATCAAACCTGCGTGACCGCATGGCGCTGCAGGCCGAGATCCTCGAAACCTCGCCCTATCGGCTATGGCTGCCGATGGGCCACCCTCTGGTCTCGGCCGATATCATCTCGGTCGCCGACATTGCCCGCGAACCGCTGATCATGCTGACGGTCGACGAAATCGAGGAGAATACCGGCAAGCTGCTGTCAGCCCTCGGCGCTCGCCCGCATGTCGCCTTCCGCACCCGATCGGTGGAGGCGGTGCGCAGCCTGGTTGCTACGGGCGCCGGCGTGGCGCTGCTTCCCGATCTGGTCTACCGCCCGTGGTCGCTGGAAGGCGACCGTATCGAAAGCCGGGACGTCTCCGGTTCGCTGCCGGTCGTCCAGGTCGGCATGGTCTGGCGCAAGGGCTCCAGCCTGCCGCAGGCGGCACGCGATTTCGTCGGCATCGCCGAAAGTCTGCGGTCGGGACGCATCCGCTGA
- a CDS encoding ABC transporter permease produces MRSDLKRSPLALKIAAAVGLLFLHLPILLIFVYAFTTEEKSYQWPPPGLTLQWFTIAWNRPDVWSALGLSVQVAVIATAIALLLGTLCAAAVSQTKFFGREAISLLVILPIALPGIITGIALRSAFSLFDVPFSVWTIVLGHATFCVVVVYNNAVARFRRTSGSLIEASMDLGADGFQTFRHVILPNIGTALLAGGMLAFALSFDEVIVTTFTGGQQSTLPIWMLEELIRPRQRPVTNVVAMVVVLVTFLPILAAYYLTRDGDQIAGAGK; encoded by the coding sequence ATGCGCTCTGACCTCAAGAGATCGCCACTGGCCTTGAAGATCGCCGCCGCCGTCGGATTGCTCTTCCTGCACCTGCCGATCCTGCTGATCTTCGTCTATGCCTTCACGACCGAGGAAAAGAGCTATCAGTGGCCGCCGCCCGGGCTAACGCTGCAATGGTTCACCATTGCCTGGAATCGACCGGACGTCTGGTCGGCGCTTGGCCTGTCCGTGCAGGTCGCCGTCATCGCCACCGCGATCGCGCTCCTCCTCGGCACGCTCTGCGCGGCAGCCGTCAGCCAGACGAAGTTTTTCGGCCGCGAGGCGATCTCGCTGCTGGTCATCCTGCCGATCGCCCTTCCCGGCATCATCACCGGCATTGCGCTGCGCTCCGCCTTCAGTCTGTTCGACGTCCCGTTTTCGGTCTGGACCATCGTGCTCGGCCACGCCACCTTCTGCGTGGTCGTCGTCTACAATAATGCGGTCGCCCGCTTCCGCCGCACCTCCGGCTCGCTGATCGAGGCGTCGATGGATCTCGGCGCCGACGGCTTCCAGACCTTCCGTCACGTCATCCTGCCGAATATCGGCACCGCTCTTCTTGCCGGCGGCATGCTCGCTTTCGCCCTTTCCTTCGATGAGGTCATCGTCACCACTTTCACCGGCGGCCAGCAATCGACCTTGCCGATCTGGATGCTGGAAGAACTCATCCGCCCGCGCCAGCGCCCGGTCACCAATGTGGTCGCCATGGTCGTGGTGCTCGTCACCTTTCTGCCGATCCTGGCAGCCTATTACCTCACCCGCGACGGCGATCAGATCGCCGGTGCCGGCAAATAA